The region GCAAGACGCGGGTGCTCACGTACCGCGTGGCGTACCTGATCGCGACCGGTGCGGCCGCACCCGAGGAGATCCTCGCCGTCACCTTCACCAACAAGGCGGCGCAGCAGATGGTTCAGCGCCTCGAGCGCCTCCTGGGGCCGCAGCTCTCC is a window of Bacillota bacterium DNA encoding:
- a CDS encoding UvrD-helicase domain-containing protein, with the translated sequence MPFLRELNETQRDAVQHVHGPLLVIAGPGSGKTRVLTYRVAYLIATGAAAPEEILAVTFTNKAAQQMVQRLERLLGPQLS